In the Malania oleifera isolate guangnan ecotype guangnan chromosome 1, ASM2987363v1, whole genome shotgun sequence genome, one interval contains:
- the LOC131148334 gene encoding uncharacterized protein LOC131148334, whose product MDSGNNNANAKGSSHVGASSMGGSDSNQVLRSVAQQSCTIEQFTQMNSPDFSGGANPVIVKNWVQEIENILAVLRCTDEQKVLYATFKLMGDAERWWLVMKLLEEQRPIPIALTSSRFKEIFFDRYFPTSVRNAKVEEFLSLTQGHLTVQ is encoded by the exons atggattccGGGAATAATAACGCGAATGCTAAAGGTAGTAGTCATGTGGGggcttccagtatgggtggcagtGATTCTAATCAAGTATTGCGTAGCGTTGCTCAACAG AGCTGCACCATAGAGCAGTTCACCCAGATGAATTCCCCAGATTTCTCAGGTGGTGCCAACCCAGTGATTGTAAAAAATTGGGTACAAGAGATTGAAAATATACTGGCTGTACTGCGTTGCACTGATGAGCAGAAAGTTCTCTATGCCACATTCAAGTTGATGGGTGACGCCGAGCGATGGTGGTTAGTGATGaagttgttggaggagcagaggccaatACCCATAGCACTAACCTCGAGTCGTTTTAAGGAGATCTTTTTCGATCGATACTTCCCCACCTCCGTTAGGAATGCTaaggtggaggagttcctgagccTGACTCAGGGGCACTTGACTGTGCAGTAG